From the genome of Deltaproteobacteria bacterium, one region includes:
- a CDS encoding type II toxin-antitoxin system VapC family toxin, with product MRPRILDASAVLAWLWQEPGGQEMDEILSAGGCLMSTVNAAEVLTKALELGLPPDHATVLLDSLDVEIVAHDRQQAVEAALLRPITRHLGLSLGDRACLALARSLSAPAVTADRAWLSLDAGVEIQCIR from the coding sequence ATGAGGCCACGCATTCTCGATGCCTCTGCCGTGCTTGCTTGGCTGTGGCAGGAGCCTGGTGGGCAGGAGATGGACGAGATATTGTCTGCAGGAGGGTGCCTGATGAGTACGGTCAATGCAGCCGAAGTTCTCACCAAGGCACTTGAATTGGGCCTGCCGCCCGACCATGCAACGGTTTTGCTGGACAGCCTGGATGTGGAGATCGTTGCCCATGACAGGCAACAGGCAGTAGAAGCTGCGTTGTTACGCCCGATAACCCGTCATCTCGGCCTCTCTCTCGGTGATCGTGCCTGTTTAGCGCTTGCCAGATCGCTCAGTGCCCCCGCAGTAACAGCGGACCGCGCCTGGCTCTCTCTCGATGCCGGGGTAGAGATCCAGTGCATAAGATAG
- a CDS encoding AbrB/MazE/SpoVT family DNA-binding domain-containing protein, which yields MIQAKMSEGGRVVVPAEIRKALGIKEGDIVLWELTEGEAKLTTRRQQLHRVRTLIRQYCPKREGQSVVDDLLAERRAEVARE from the coding sequence ATGATTCAGGCCAAAATGTCAGAAGGCGGCAGGGTTGTTGTTCCGGCGGAAATCCGCAAGGCACTGGGGATCAAGGAGGGCGACATCGTGCTTTGGGAACTTACGGAAGGTGAGGCCAAGCTGACCACTCGGCGGCAGCAGTTGCATCGTGTCCGGACGCTTATCAGGCAGTATTGCCCGAAAAGGGAGGGGCAATCCGTCGTGGATGACCTGCTCGCCGAAAGACGCGCGGAGGTAGCGCGGGAATGA
- a CDS encoding DUF1887 family protein — MTIHVCLVSDQTLPNLIPALMFRPDLVVLVTSAAMERKGIHARLKDFLAKRGIDTDIRLKAPEAGIQGIHSYALDLLVDVKHRHPGAKIVLNATGGTKPMALAFVEVFRGEVEQIIYVDTANRRIEYLPQKEEGVQGPTTMGQVFDVPSYLEAQGFQYECASSDSPARRDIIESRKAISSYLAKQAKKPDFQNFLGAMNGLAEKALDEDQKLVSPVQALGQSPWGIWADALKRLQKAGLLKWEDGSREIEFLDEDTLRYLHGGWLEEYAWHTVREAGVHDVRLGVRGKWMAARTSANEIDVLACHNNQLLYIECKTRRHNEEKDSNIAYKTGSLGRDLRGLFGNTWLLSARQPSDDLLGRARQANFKVIGPQDLCNLGEEVRRWKNA; from the coding sequence ATGACCATCCACGTCTGCCTCGTCTCAGACCAGACCCTTCCCAATTTGATACCCGCCCTCATGTTCAGGCCGGACCTGGTCGTCCTCGTGACGTCTGCCGCCATGGAAAGGAAAGGGATTCATGCACGGCTGAAGGATTTTTTGGCAAAAAGGGGCATTGATACGGATATTCGGCTTAAAGCACCTGAGGCAGGGATCCAGGGGATACACAGCTACGCCCTGGATCTTTTGGTTGATGTGAAGCATAGGCATCCAGGGGCGAAGATCGTCCTCAATGCCACAGGCGGCACCAAGCCCATGGCATTGGCCTTTGTGGAGGTCTTCCGGGGCGAGGTGGAACAGATAATCTACGTAGATACGGCAAACCGCCGCATCGAGTATCTGCCCCAAAAGGAAGAAGGGGTTCAGGGGCCTACTACCATGGGGCAGGTATTCGACGTTCCTTCCTATCTCGAGGCCCAGGGATTTCAATACGAGTGTGCCTCATCCGACAGCCCTGCCCGGCGGGATATCATCGAATCGCGAAAGGCCATAAGCAGTTATCTTGCAAAGCAGGCCAAGAAACCCGATTTTCAGAATTTTTTGGGCGCGATGAACGGCCTTGCCGAAAAGGCCCTGGACGAGGACCAAAAGCTCGTCTCGCCCGTCCAGGCTTTAGGTCAATCACCCTGGGGAATATGGGCCGATGCCCTGAAAAGGCTGCAAAAGGCAGGGCTCCTCAAATGGGAAGATGGCTCTCGGGAGATCGAATTCTTGGATGAAGACACCCTGCGATATCTCCACGGCGGATGGCTTGAGGAGTACGCCTGGCACACAGTCAGGGAGGCAGGGGTTCACGACGTGCGCCTTGGCGTACGGGGCAAGTGGATGGCGGCACGAACAAGCGCAAACGAGATTGACGTCCTTGCCTGTCACAACAACCAGCTCCTCTACATCGAATGCAAGACCCGCCGGCATAATGAGGAAAAGGACAGCAATATCGCTTACAAGACAGGCAGCCTCGGCAGGGATCTCCGGGGACTTTTCGGTAATACCTGGCTCTTGTCAGCCAGGCAGCCGTCAGATGACCTCCTCGGTCGGGCCAGACAGGCCAACTTCAAAGTGATTGGGCCTCAGGACCTTTGCAACCTCGGCGAGGAGGTGAGGAGGTGGAAAAACGCTTAA
- the cmr6 gene encoding type III-B CRISPR module RAMP protein Cmr6, whose product MPIAAVPNYLGKDFENASPGMRFGMLLPIWTTQQDQEKQVQKLAHANSPEGRNVAAMLQRLGMDETIRQLQRRERNPLPGLWDKNDFAAKEAWNKLKKLCKDDQKCMKALADRQRALAQTVPADSILRLDAIAVAPFTTGLGNEHPLKNGFAFLNPYGLPYLPGSGVKGVLRQAARELASGNWGKKHDWSDEKDFTLQAGQERIAFSTIDALFGLKSKDGDTDHVRGALTFWDVIPQIKGDSLMVEIMTPHQSHYYQQKPAPKTGDSTSPHDSGQPTPISFLTVPPESGFTFFVTCDLVHLNRLAPELAQNEKWKELLKAAFEHAFQWLGFGAKTAVGYGAMLRDQAAELEQARRSEERERMARQAAEAERLAKEREAELAKLDPVERSIREFLDGRPDKNQPEISAVIGAVKQGRWQDAEKIAVASWLKKKMQENKEWKESSRAKKPEKDREYQKTLLVKSWLEGKA is encoded by the coding sequence ATGCCGATTGCCGCTGTACCAAATTACCTTGGAAAAGATTTCGAAAATGCCTCACCAGGAATGCGCTTTGGTATGCTGCTGCCTATCTGGACTACCCAGCAAGATCAGGAGAAACAGGTTCAGAAATTGGCGCATGCAAATAGCCCAGAAGGGCGAAATGTGGCTGCTATGCTGCAGAGACTGGGAATGGATGAAACCATTCGGCAGCTGCAAAGGCGCGAGCGTAATCCCCTCCCAGGGCTTTGGGATAAGAACGACTTTGCTGCAAAGGAGGCCTGGAACAAGCTCAAGAAGCTCTGCAAAGATGACCAGAAATGCATGAAGGCCCTGGCCGACCGCCAACGCGCTTTGGCGCAGACCGTCCCCGCCGACAGCATCCTTCGCCTCGATGCCATCGCCGTTGCCCCCTTCACCACCGGACTTGGCAACGAGCACCCGCTGAAAAACGGCTTTGCCTTTTTGAATCCCTACGGCCTGCCGTATCTGCCGGGCAGTGGCGTAAAGGGCGTGCTGCGTCAGGCTGCACGAGAACTGGCCAGCGGCAACTGGGGCAAGAAACACGACTGGAGCGATGAAAAGGACTTCACGCTTCAGGCCGGACAGGAACGCATCGCCTTCTCGACCATAGATGCCCTGTTCGGTCTGAAATCAAAAGATGGCGACACTGACCATGTGCGCGGTGCCCTCACCTTCTGGGATGTGATCCCGCAGATCAAGGGCGATAGCCTCATGGTCGAGATCATGACCCCGCACCAGTCGCACTACTACCAGCAGAAACCCGCACCCAAGACCGGCGACAGCACCAGCCCCCACGACTCCGGCCAACCCACGCCCATCAGTTTTCTCACGGTACCGCCCGAATCAGGCTTCACTTTCTTCGTCACCTGCGATCTGGTGCACCTGAACCGCCTCGCCCCAGAGCTGGCACAGAACGAAAAGTGGAAAGAACTGCTCAAGGCTGCATTCGAACACGCCTTTCAGTGGCTGGGATTCGGCGCCAAGACCGCTGTGGGCTACGGGGCAATGCTACGGGATCAAGCAGCCGAGTTGGAGCAGGCCAGGAGAAGCGAGGAACGCGAACGGATGGCGCGTCAGGCGGCGGAGGCCGAGCGGCTGGCCAAGGAGAGGGAAGCCGAGTTGGCCAAGCTCGACCCGGTGGAACGATCTATCCGGGAATTTCTCGACGGACGCCCTGACAAGAACCAACCGGAGATATCGGCTGTGATTGGTGCTGTCAAACAAGGACGCTGGCAGGATGCTGAAAAGATTGCCGTAGCCAGCTGGCTGAAAAAAAAGATGCAGGAGAACAAAGAATGGAAAGAATCCAGCCGTGCCAAGAAGCCCGAAAAAGACCGCGAATACCAGAAGACCTTGCTGGTCAAATCATGGTTGGAAGGTAAAGCATGA
- the cmr5 gene encoding type III-B CRISPR module-associated protein Cmr5 translates to MTLEQQRAQDAWTRCKRYDKDHVKIAKGLPALIMNSGLMQVLAFCHNKGEAHEDVAKDLRAWLNHRFYGDDQDPGFEPFMQKLMQAQPNAFQAITAEAFAWLRWLRQMAAARKG, encoded by the coding sequence ATGACACTGGAACAACAACGTGCGCAGGATGCATGGACCCGGTGCAAACGCTACGACAAGGATCACGTCAAGATCGCCAAGGGTCTGCCCGCCCTCATCATGAATTCCGGGCTCATGCAGGTGTTGGCGTTCTGCCATAATAAGGGTGAGGCCCACGAGGATGTTGCGAAAGACCTGCGTGCCTGGCTCAATCACCGCTTCTATGGTGATGACCAGGACCCCGGTTTCGAGCCCTTCATGCAGAAACTGATGCAAGCGCAGCCCAACGCATTCCAGGCCATCACCGCAGAGGCCTTCGCCTGGCTGCGCTGGTTGCGGCAGATGGCCGCCGCGAGGAAGGGTTGA
- the cmr4 gene encoding type III-B CRISPR module RAMP protein Cmr4 — protein MFEKHAALFLYAVSPVHMGAGQAVGIVDNPIQRERHTNHPCFAGSGIKGAVRHSFEVLGGDKDLMNCLFGPDAGDSNLHAGAVSFGDAQLVLLPVRSLKGGYVYATCPQALSRAQRLLALLGIKADWQVPEVAEGNCLLANPDLLSKDRLHLEVFEYTAQEQKSDGVSAIGEYLASHALPNGPGYEFFRNKLKTDLVVLSDTDFAYFAENAMLVEPHVRINEQTGTAEDRGLFYTENLPPESLLIAPMLASKARTGKDADKESPAEVVIGQIKTVIDGKLLQIGGDATTGRGLVVAKVVEGK, from the coding sequence ATGTTCGAAAAACACGCTGCCCTATTCCTGTATGCCGTAAGCCCCGTCCACATGGGCGCGGGTCAAGCCGTGGGGATCGTCGACAACCCCATCCAGCGCGAGCGCCATACCAACCACCCCTGCTTTGCCGGCTCCGGCATCAAGGGTGCAGTGCGGCACTCCTTCGAGGTGCTGGGTGGCGACAAGGATCTGATGAATTGCCTGTTCGGTCCGGATGCCGGCGATTCCAACCTCCATGCCGGTGCCGTGAGCTTCGGCGATGCCCAGCTCGTTCTCCTTCCGGTGCGCAGCCTCAAGGGCGGTTACGTCTATGCCACCTGCCCGCAGGCCTTGTCACGGGCACAGCGGCTGCTCGCGTTGCTCGGCATCAAAGCCGATTGGCAGGTTCCAGAAGTAGCCGAGGGGAACTGCCTGCTCGCCAACCCGGACCTGCTCTCTAAGGACAGGTTGCACCTGGAGGTATTCGAGTACACCGCTCAAGAACAGAAAAGCGATGGAGTCAGTGCCATCGGAGAATACCTCGCCTCCCATGCCCTGCCCAATGGCCCTGGCTACGAATTCTTCCGCAACAAACTGAAAACAGACCTGGTCGTCCTCTCCGACACCGATTTCGCCTATTTTGCTGAAAACGCCATGCTGGTAGAACCGCACGTGCGCATTAACGAACAGACCGGGACGGCCGAGGATCGCGGCCTTTTCTACACAGAGAACCTGCCGCCCGAATCCCTGCTTATCGCACCGATGCTGGCGAGCAAGGCCCGAACGGGAAAGGATGCAGACAAAGAAAGCCCTGCGGAAGTGGTTATAGGGCAGATCAAGACAGTAATCGACGGCAAGCTGCTGCAGATCGGCGGAGACGCCACCACAGGACGCGGACTGGTGGTGGCCAAGGTGGTGGAGGGAAAATAA
- a CDS encoding type III-B CRISPR module-associated protein Cmr3 — protein MNSVFLEPLDVLFLRGNKLFGDPGSFGESMIPPWPSVAAGAIRSRMLVDGGIDPAAFARGEVEHPELGTPARPGPFTLTAFHLARRYCNGHVEVLYQIPADLVVSEDANGAPSVRTLTPNPLLRVEGLACSGPLPLLPVLAETKRSKPASGYWLTQKGWEKYLIGQTPQGDDLVKSDILWKLDHRVGVGLDAATHRAAEGRLFFVQAVSMVKQCNRIGMDSYDVGFLATVTGATPPQDGTLRLGGDGRAAAIRPIRPATAKLPEADFSSIAQAGRCRLVLATPGIFPGGWRLPGMDENGIFRFGNIRARVVSAAVPRFEVVSGWDLAKWQPKPAQRVAPTGSVYWLDELEATPEAIRKLAERGLWTDEDYDVNTRRAEGFNRISFAKWERKENRKCSKNTLPYSCMP, from the coding sequence ATGAATTCGGTTTTTCTCGAACCCTTGGATGTCCTGTTCCTGCGCGGCAACAAGCTGTTCGGCGACCCAGGCAGCTTTGGCGAGTCGATGATCCCGCCCTGGCCATCTGTGGCGGCAGGTGCCATCCGCTCACGAATGCTGGTGGATGGAGGTATTGATCCCGCTGCCTTTGCGCGGGGCGAGGTAGAGCATCCGGAACTCGGAACACCTGCCAGGCCCGGTCCTTTTACGCTCACCGCCTTTCATCTTGCCCGCCGTTACTGTAATGGCCATGTGGAGGTCCTATATCAGATACCGGCGGACCTGGTGGTGAGTGAAGACGCGAACGGTGCGCCGAGCGTTCGCACCCTCACCCCAAACCCACTCCTCCGGGTAGAAGGGCTTGCATGTTCTGGACCGCTGCCGCTGTTGCCCGTGTTGGCAGAAACCAAACGCAGCAAACCTGCATCCGGCTACTGGCTCACCCAAAAGGGATGGGAAAAATACCTTATAGGGCAGACGCCGCAAGGAGATGACCTTGTGAAGTCCGACATCCTGTGGAAACTGGATCATCGCGTAGGCGTGGGGCTTGATGCCGCCACCCATCGTGCTGCCGAGGGGAGGCTCTTCTTCGTGCAGGCGGTGTCCATGGTGAAACAGTGCAACCGAATCGGCATGGACTCCTACGATGTCGGTTTCCTCGCTACCGTCACAGGTGCCACGCCGCCACAGGACGGCACTCTCAGGCTCGGGGGAGACGGCCGGGCAGCGGCTATCCGGCCTATCCGGCCCGCCACGGCCAAATTGCCAGAGGCGGATTTCTCGTCCATTGCACAGGCAGGCCGCTGCCGTCTGGTGCTTGCCACGCCGGGCATTTTCCCGGGTGGCTGGCGACTGCCCGGGATGGACGAGAACGGCATATTCCGCTTCGGCAACATCCGTGCCCGTGTGGTCAGTGCCGCTGTTCCTCGCTTCGAGGTGGTCTCCGGCTGGGATCTCGCCAAATGGCAGCCCAAGCCCGCGCAACGTGTGGCGCCTACAGGCAGCGTCTATTGGCTGGACGAGCTCGAAGCTACACCAGAGGCCATTCGCAAGCTTGCCGAACGTGGTCTGTGGACGGACGAGGATTATGATGTCAACACCAGGCGGGCCGAAGGGTTCAACCGCATTTCCTTTGCAAAGTGGGAGAGAAAGGAGAACAGAAAATGTTCGAAAAACACGCTGCCCTATTCCTGTATGCCGTAA
- the cas10 gene encoding type III-B CRISPR-associated protein Cas10/Cmr2, translating to MTNDLIWQTKLAARIHDPAEKALVLLRDPAGHENGTSAALIRLLGLTKLPETIDPDNDEVLSRVIFKKGLPRDIYRHVQRADWWAAAADRPQWPMRKITITTRTGVQETHAIEPWAQVHWTKQPVLIHPLTGEQYELPGGLTETDIADIKQRSFNHFSKLLVKLGASDETTQDWRKTLLAYWRFGSDLSVTGADTEDFGKLGPLWELLPADTRIPDHSIWDHVDLTSAFAGAFAADPKGEAALLALSIGPVQGFIAAARKMDDLWAGSHLLSRLAWEAMRPVCERLGPDAILFPRLRGIPQVDLWLRDTMGLPAELFEHCDWMQSGSDANPLFSAALPNRFVAVVPAAQARQIAEDVQVQVRAWLQELGKDVVSRLLKEAGFDVETTATPYEQMKQQLEGFPEVHWAAVPFSLIRCLDEAKQRDLDTSALSAAMAPFFGAEPGQPCGFLNSHAWQALQKEIDWGDDTIFFAPNPGVLYPAVYDLAERMLAAAKATRTFDQTEQQGWRCSLTGETEWLTTDRTQLSVPPGKRRSRKDQRGFKEGEHIETLWTKIADQRPAWAKQGEHLGALPAIKRLWPTIFAEEVGKATGKRMDRFVVSTHTMALAHQLDQWLAQGGNADGLDVVNAEPVALPRKLIRRHRGNMAIDVAKRIPGLLDAARESDDVTKLEKVQRQVKQVIGAALGKDKDEVRLETYYALIMMDGDKMGAILSGDEKTAIAIPYRESFHPQVQTGFDDYAAKQQLIKKYGDQKRPISPNRHLAISGALNDFSQTVVRHVVEEEHLGRVIYAGGDDVLAMLPVADLLSCMQRLRHAYSGIDPEHEGGVWQGLTLQKGFAALKRGQQLHIMRMMGKRATASTGAVIAHHQAPLGAVLRELRDAERRAKNEGGRDAFSITVIKRSGGALHLTDKWGEPVNLLDDLIAFLRDEGTSRRAVYNTMEWLKDLPDPKGQPEMLERLLSYQFERQISEKDKARKEELKDKAAKLAERLADLATKQDRNGLDWLENFLTVAEFLAREVRSAHDGTKASSQGAEEAAA from the coding sequence ATGACCAACGACCTCATCTGGCAAACCAAACTCGCCGCCCGCATCCACGATCCGGCGGAAAAGGCCTTGGTGCTGCTGCGTGACCCGGCAGGGCATGAGAACGGCACAAGTGCCGCATTGATACGACTGCTCGGCCTCACTAAGCTGCCCGAAACCATCGATCCGGACAACGACGAGGTGCTCTCGCGGGTGATCTTCAAGAAAGGGCTTCCGCGCGACATCTACCGACATGTGCAGCGCGCCGACTGGTGGGCCGCTGCGGCGGATCGTCCGCAGTGGCCGATGCGGAAAATCACGATCACCACCAGAACCGGCGTGCAAGAGACCCATGCCATCGAACCTTGGGCCCAGGTGCACTGGACGAAGCAGCCGGTGCTGATCCACCCACTCACCGGTGAGCAATACGAACTGCCGGGTGGTCTTACGGAAACCGACATCGCCGACATCAAGCAACGCAGCTTCAATCACTTCTCCAAACTGCTGGTGAAACTCGGCGCATCGGACGAGACCACACAGGACTGGCGCAAGACCCTGCTGGCTTATTGGCGTTTTGGTTCAGACCTCTCGGTGACCGGCGCGGATACGGAAGACTTTGGCAAGCTGGGCCCACTATGGGAGCTGCTGCCCGCCGATACCCGCATCCCCGATCACAGCATCTGGGATCACGTCGACCTCACCTCCGCATTTGCTGGGGCCTTCGCCGCCGATCCAAAGGGCGAAGCCGCCTTGCTGGCCCTCTCCATAGGCCCGGTGCAGGGCTTCATCGCCGCCGCGCGCAAGATGGATGACCTTTGGGCCGGCTCTCACCTGCTTTCACGCCTGGCCTGGGAGGCGATGCGCCCGGTATGCGAAAGGCTCGGTCCGGATGCCATCCTGTTCCCCCGCCTGCGAGGCATTCCACAGGTCGATCTGTGGCTGCGCGACACCATGGGTCTGCCTGCTGAACTGTTCGAGCACTGCGACTGGATGCAGAGTGGCTCCGACGCCAACCCACTCTTTTCCGCTGCCCTGCCCAACCGCTTCGTCGCCGTGGTGCCTGCCGCTCAAGCGCGACAGATAGCCGAAGACGTGCAAGTGCAGGTGCGCGCCTGGTTACAGGAGCTGGGGAAGGACGTGGTCTCGCGCCTTTTGAAAGAGGCGGGGTTCGATGTCGAGACAACGGCCACGCCCTACGAGCAGATGAAGCAACAACTCGAAGGTTTCCCCGAAGTGCACTGGGCTGCCGTGCCGTTCTCGCTCATCCGCTGCCTCGACGAGGCAAAACAGCGCGACCTTGACACCAGCGCGCTGTCCGCCGCGATGGCCCCATTCTTTGGTGCCGAGCCTGGCCAGCCTTGCGGGTTTCTCAACTCCCACGCCTGGCAGGCATTGCAAAAGGAAATCGACTGGGGAGACGATACCATCTTCTTCGCCCCCAACCCAGGCGTGCTCTATCCCGCTGTGTACGACCTGGCCGAACGGATGCTGGCCGCAGCGAAGGCCACACGCACCTTCGACCAGACAGAGCAACAGGGCTGGCGCTGCTCATTGACCGGCGAGACGGAATGGTTGACCACGGACCGGACTCAGCTCAGCGTTCCGCCTGGCAAAAGAAGAAGTCGCAAAGACCAGCGCGGCTTCAAGGAAGGCGAACACATTGAAACCTTGTGGACCAAGATCGCGGATCAAAGACCTGCCTGGGCCAAACAGGGCGAGCACCTGGGTGCGCTACCCGCCATCAAGCGCCTGTGGCCGACGATTTTTGCCGAAGAGGTCGGTAAGGCAACAGGAAAAAGAATGGACCGCTTCGTGGTCTCCACCCACACCATGGCCTTGGCGCATCAACTCGACCAGTGGCTGGCGCAGGGCGGGAATGCCGACGGGCTGGATGTGGTCAACGCAGAACCCGTGGCCTTGCCGCGCAAGCTCATACGCCGCCACAGGGGCAATATGGCCATTGACGTTGCCAAGCGCATTCCCGGCCTGCTGGATGCTGCACGCGAAAGCGATGACGTGACTAAGCTGGAAAAGGTCCAACGCCAGGTCAAACAGGTGATTGGCGCGGCATTGGGCAAAGATAAGGATGAAGTCCGCCTCGAAACCTATTATGCCCTGATTATGATGGACGGCGACAAGATGGGTGCCATCCTCTCCGGCGACGAAAAGACAGCCATAGCCATCCCGTACCGCGAAAGCTTCCATCCCCAGGTGCAGACTGGATTCGACGATTACGCTGCCAAACAACAACTCATCAAAAAATACGGAGATCAGAAGCGCCCGATCTCTCCTAACCGGCATCTGGCCATCTCAGGTGCGCTTAACGACTTCTCGCAAACCGTGGTGCGCCATGTGGTGGAAGAGGAGCATCTTGGCCGGGTGATCTACGCCGGCGGCGATGACGTGCTGGCCATGCTACCGGTGGCCGATCTGCTCTCCTGCATGCAGCGGCTACGCCATGCCTACTCAGGCATCGATCCCGAGCACGAGGGCGGCGTCTGGCAGGGGCTGACCTTGCAAAAGGGCTTTGCCGCGCTCAAGCGCGGTCAGCAGCTACATATCATGCGCATGATGGGCAAGCGCGCCACTGCCTCCACCGGCGCGGTCATCGCCCACCACCAAGCGCCCCTTGGCGCTGTGCTGCGCGAGCTGCGCGATGCAGAAAGGCGCGCCAAAAACGAGGGAGGGCGCGATGCCTTCTCCATCACCGTCATCAAGCGTTCCGGTGGTGCGCTCCATCTCACCGACAAGTGGGGCGAGCCCGTGAATCTGCTCGATGACCTAATCGCCTTCCTGCGCGATGAAGGCACCTCCCGCCGTGCCGTGTATAACACGATGGAATGGCTCAAGGACCTGCCCGATCCCAAGGGGCAACCCGAAATGCTGGAAAGACTGCTGTCCTATCAGTTTGAACGCCAGATAAGCGAGAAAGACAAGGCCAGGAAGGAGGAGTTGAAAGACAAGGCCGCCAAACTGGCCGAAAGACTCGCCGACCTCGCCACCAAACAGGACAGAAACGGCCTCGACTGGCTCGAAAACTTCCTCACCGTGGCCGAGTTCCTCGCCCGCGAGGTCAGAAGTGCCCATGACGGCACTAAAGCATCCAGTCAGGGCGCAGAGGAGGCTGCTGCATGA
- a CDS encoding TIGR02584 family CRISPR-associated protein — protein MPDFDPSHPENWPRRILLVAAGLTPQVVTETIYGLAISGTPPFIPTEVHLVTTKEGAERARLTLLSEDPGWFGRLLREYGLSGIHFPPENIHVIRDQNGSPLDDIRSVEDNESTADAMADTVRRLTEDQNAALHASLAGGRKTMGFYLGYALSLYGRPQDRLSHVLVSPPFESHPDFYYPTRSSRVIYTLDAGKRPVDTRDARVTLADIPFVRLRHGLPDDLIYGKTRFSEAVNAVQEAIGPPRLVIDLPNRKILAGNAKARLAPTDLAFLSWFARRKKEGKGPVTCPGDGVFDKEYATEYLDEYGKIVGYLDDDGPTARRLRLGMDKEFFLERKSKLHRCIRESLGHSAKEYHVQSEGRPRDKRFLLRIPAEAIHYGTVEE, from the coding sequence GTGCCGGACTTCGATCCATCACATCCGGAAAACTGGCCAAGGCGCATCCTGCTCGTGGCTGCGGGCCTTACCCCACAGGTGGTGACCGAGACCATATACGGCCTTGCAATATCAGGCACGCCGCCGTTCATCCCGACCGAGGTACACCTTGTCACAACGAAAGAGGGCGCCGAACGGGCCCGGCTTACCCTCCTTTCCGAGGATCCTGGCTGGTTTGGAAGGCTTCTCAGGGAATACGGACTTTCCGGCATCCATTTCCCACCGGAGAACATCCATGTGATAAGGGACCAAAACGGTTCACCCCTTGATGACATCCGTTCCGTCGAGGACAACGAGTCCACTGCGGACGCCATGGCCGATACAGTAAGACGCCTGACCGAGGATCAGAACGCAGCCCTCCATGCCTCGCTGGCAGGTGGACGAAAGACCATGGGGTTCTACCTGGGTTACGCCCTCTCGCTCTACGGCCGTCCGCAGGACAGGCTTTCCCACGTCCTCGTGTCTCCTCCCTTCGAGTCCCATCCCGACTTTTATTATCCCACCCGCTCATCCCGGGTGATCTACACCCTCGATGCCGGCAAACGCCCCGTGGACACCCGTGACGCCCGGGTGACCCTTGCGGACATCCCTTTCGTCCGCCTCCGCCACGGCCTTCCCGACGACCTTATCTACGGAAAGACAAGATTCTCCGAGGCCGTGAACGCGGTCCAGGAGGCGATCGGCCCGCCAAGGCTCGTCATAGATCTCCCAAACAGGAAGATCCTTGCGGGAAATGCAAAGGCAAGGCTTGCGCCGACAGATCTCGCCTTTCTGAGCTGGTTTGCAAGAAGGAAAAAGGAAGGCAAGGGTCCGGTCACCTGCCCCGGTGATGGGGTCTTTGACAAGGAATACGCGACTGAATATCTCGACGAATACGGAAAGATCGTTGGATATCTGGACGATGACGGCCCAACGGCCAGAAGGCTTCGTTTAGGCATGGACAAGGAATTTTTCTTAGAGCGAAAATCCAAGCTGCACAGGTGCATAAGGGAATCGCTGGGGCATTCGGCTAAAGAATACCATGTGCAATCCGAAGGAAGGCCAAGGGACAAGAGATTTCTGCTCAGGATCCCGGCAGAGGCTATCCACTATGGCACAGTGGAGGAATAG
- the secG gene encoding preprotein translocase subunit SecG produces MYTVLIIIHIITCILLIGAVLLQKGKGAEVGAVFGASEAIFGSAGPVSFLNKFTTGLAVLFMITSLSLTYLLGHRGSGSVMEDVKLESAPLETVTPAPPAGAPDETQGTVPEKSSAPSVPDEKTPPAPQEGPSK; encoded by the coding sequence GTGTACACAGTACTAATAATAATACACATCATCACATGTATCCTCCTCATCGGTGCCGTGCTCCTTCAGAAAGGAAAGGGCGCAGAGGTGGGGGCTGTGTTCGGTGCGAGCGAAGCGATCTTTGGAAGTGCCGGTCCGGTAAGCTTTTTGAACAAATTCACCACTGGGCTGGCCGTACTTTTCATGATTACGTCCCTTTCCCTGACCTATCTTTTGGGTCACCGGGGCAGCGGATCGGTCATGGAAGACGTAAAGCTGGAAAGCGCTCCGCTGGAAACCGTCACCCCTGCTCCCCCTGCAGGGGCGCCGGATGAAACACAAGGAACCGTTCCTGAAAAATCGTCTGCGCCCTCCGTGCCGGACGAGAAAACCCCTCCTGCGCCGCAGGAAGGGCCATCGAAATGA